The Bombus vancouverensis nearcticus chromosome 7, iyBomVanc1_principal, whole genome shotgun sequence region CATTTAAAATCACTAAACtccgcgaatatttcgttgaaTAGAATGCAATTTATCACATGCTCACAATAGCTGAATACTTTGTACATTACACATTGTAGCACATTAAACGAATCACACTTTCTTTTGTAATATTGAACACTGTACACGCTGTCCTATTATTTATAACATCGAAATAATCAACTATTCCGTACTGATTACACAGTAAGATTCACTTTTTTATGCAACATCTTTCACAAATATTAGACAACATTAAACACTCGACATTTATGATCGGACTTGTCAATGACTGCCAAAATATCACTTtattatagttttattaaacatattttcaatttttttgaaAGTTTCATATTCGATTAACGATGAACACAgactttaaataatttttcaaaaacggATTTTCCATGCGTACACATAATTAAATCTGGTTAGATGAGATTTTAGTGGATAGTACGGTACCATGAAGTGATCACACATGGATTTAGTTAACAAAGAACCTCATTCGGTGCAGTCTGTCGCGATACTGTAAGCCACTGTAAGGTGTTGAGAAGCTTGCTTCGTAGGCGATCTTCTTTCTGGAAGTCAGCGCCGAcgcatcaaatattaaatttgttCGATCATCGAAAACTATTCCGGTGTCGTTAATTTGTCACTTTCAGTGTCAATGAAAGTGACACCAAAAATTCACTATAAACTGTCCATTGATAAACGTCCATGACTATGTTCGACTTAGAAAGACTATAAAACCACTATAGAACTCCATTTTAAGAATAAGTTtcagaatattttaaatttccaaatacgagaaaaatattttgaaaaatataaacgaCGTTCAATTAAAATATTCCGTGTCAAGGTTCATATACATCTGTTGCTGTTCCTACGCGAAATGTACTTACCAGAAATGTAGCATGTGTTCCAAAAATATCGTCACGTTCATATTATAAGCAGGAAAAATGTAGGGAATTATATTTATCAATATTGGAAGTAGTACACAAAagtaatatatgtattaattgctagaataaaattgataataaaTGTATCTTGAGCAATATACATACGATTGGAAGAAAAtcgaataaacgaataaaacgtTTGAGTGgtttgaaaaattattaggAAATATGTAGAGATTTAAAAGTATTATTCAAGAAATTTTCGaagataatattattaaaatttcacaaaGTGACATCATCGATGATATTCAGCTACTTTGCATGTCCTTTAATCATTAGAAAAGATTTGATATAATTGCGCACGAAGATTTATAGTATAGGTAGTAAAGATCATTGTTGTCTATGAAATCAAAGATATCCtatatatttatactttttttccacttataatataatataataaaaagattAATCCGATTTATATTCAAAAAAACTTCTCATATTTAATCATAGTCTAAGATTCATAAGACATGGAAATGACAGTATGACAACAACAactttttttgtatattttcttaTGTATTATTTTCTCTCTTCTGTATATTCCCATTTTTTACATCACGGAACAAAGTAAAACGTGGTGTGAAACGTGATCGCGTTGATCACTTCTATTTATAATTACATAAGTGACACAGAGTGCTAGTAACGAATGCGTTTTcctaataaatgaataaaatgagTAGTGTGTTACACTGATACTATtaaagttaataagtaaagtgacagactatattattttattatatatagtaccAATTTATACTATTTTTCAGTCAGAATAAAAAATGTCCTCTTTcactataattataaaacaattcTTTTAAACACATATTTcgagtaatttttaaattaccttTAATACTGGAAATTTGCTCCTCGACGCTCTCGCCTTGCCATGAATCTCCCTCAACTTGGATAATCCAACGAATTTTTCTTGGTTGCATCTGAAAAAATTGTATgatttctatttataaaaaggaAAACTCTGTTCACAGCCAAACATTACTTGTATAACATCGAACTGCAGCAGATCAGTAGTTCACGCTAGTTTTAAAGTCGATATATCGGTATCGGTATATGATTATTTTTTACGGATAGAGTGTTTACAGATAATGCGACTTGAATGGGTTTCCTCAAACATAATATTAACCTTAACTAAATATGCTTTTATGTAACATATCTTTTCAATGTATATATTGATTTTTTCAACTTATGTTGATACATTTTCTAAAAAttgattcttttaatttattactgcctaaaaaaaatacaaattattaaatatattattattatattattaaatatataatataaaataaataacaaaatttattttataagaattacattattatacataaaaatatacataaaaactTGAAAAAGAGAAATGTTATTAATCTTCACAGTTCGTAACAAACTGATATAGTTATCATTAGTAGTAAAATTAATATGATATGCGCTTGCTCGTGATTAGATGTCAACGATTAGATACGTAGCAATCGTGAATGGTATTGAAATACAAATTAATGTTCCACATGAATAAATCTGTGAACACGCAAACAATGTATAAGTTACCTTAAATATCGTCGAAGaacataaaaaaaatatttattaacacgaTATTCATCGGACGACGTCTGAATACGCTGTTGCAGGCAATACTCGTTTCACACTGACAATGATTTGTCTGTCAACGGAAGTGACACTCTGTATTGTGACTATCTGGCGGTTCGTTGCATCGACCATGCGTGCTTGAATGTCGACTTTGCTAAGAAGAATTGTCAGAACTTCTACACCCACGGGTCTGTTAGTTATATGTGTGGACGATCAGAACTTTCGTCCACGAGATATTCTGACACAAGCACGAATCACTCTTAAATTCTCCTCTGTTATTAAGTGAAGCACACCATTCACTACCAATCCCTCTAACATGCATAATCTACCGGCATTATGAATACAATTTAAAATTGATCGAAGATAATATTGAGCAAtgcttcttttattatttaacttaacaaaattttatatcaatatttttcGTATCTCTAAATAAAAGGAAAGAGATATAATTATCATTTATGACAatctgaaataattattaacactTAACTGCCTTATTATGTAAAAGAATATTATCTCGACGATTTATAAAACATGACCATTTAATCATTAAAGTTTACAGATATTAAATGCGCAAAGTATATGTTTAGATTTAGAATCAagctttttatatttaaaaaaatatgatattttttatgtaattttataaatcaaAATGTTTTAACTTGATTCTGCTTTTCAactaaaaattttgaaatttaaagtTAGATAGATCGATCTGCGTGGTCGATCAAGTTATTCTGAAACGACGCATGCGTCAAAAATGGCCGCAATAGACGAGTAAGCACGAGCTGGAAGTAAAGGTTGGCGATAAACGCAACACGAAATCTTAGTGAActcaaagaaaaaataaaaattagaacGTAAAAATGTATTTGATGTACTATCTAAATGAGAATGGAGATCGAGTGTATACGTTGAAGGTAATAAATGTAATGTATTTTGTTGTAGATTACATTACGTTTGTTTATTGTTTGTACAAAAAAATGcattatttttctttgttaAGTCTATTTTGTGTTTACATAGTCTAGTTTCTTACACAGACATATGGAAGCATTAATTTCTTACTCtgtaatatattttgtatttatatatttcgtatttatattgtatttatatatttataaccttatttttttcgttttatagaAAATGGATCCAAATGGAAAACCGACGCTATCGGCTCATCCAGGTATGTAATAGATCTTATTTTGTTTCTGTATAAAGTGTTGCAgctaattaataaaaagaattatttcagCTCGATTTTCTCCTGAAGATAAATATTCAAGAGAAaggataacgttaaaacgaagaTTTGGCTTATTACTCACACAACAACCACTACCaacatattaatatttctatgtttataattatatataatgtatattacacatatatatattatatataattatatatgtgtaataatGGCATTGAATATAATagcacaaaatttattaaatgccTAAAATATTTATGCGATATTTCTTACTGTTTAAATACGGAACTGAACTTTCAACGCCTACAACTTCCCCTCTTGGTAATCTAAACGTCTGCTATCCCATTTGTGTTGAAGCATTCACAGCATTTATAATTATACTTGGATCCAAATTATGTATGAAATGCGATTAATATCTTATATATAATGGATTAATTATtcattttgtttaataaaatttgtttttattcaGAATTTAGTTCATCTTAACATgtacatataaaaaataaaagttttattgTAATCTATTGTACAGTGTCTAATTATTTTGAGTAGAATACAATTTTATCAAATAATGTATCAACGAGATTACATAGAACTGactttaatattttaatcttaataCTATGTCAAAAATATTGtagaattttatgaaataaccctttgaattatagaaaaaattaaaaccTGAATTGCATATAATAAAACTTGTAGACTCAAAACTAGTACCAACACTCCATGACACTTGCAATTTTCGCTACGTACATTGTACTAAACTTAAAATGCAGAACAACAATGTGTATACTATTTAACATatccaaatatatttgtatacacatattcaaatatatatatgcatatcttTTATTCGTTTTTTGTCATTTCAAAATGACATTTAACATTttgcattaaaaataatttcttttaattgtttAGATAGCAAATACATTGAGAAATATGTCTAGTAATCCATTCATAATATTTCATTACCtatctattaattaataaataatgtggAAATAAACACttattcattatatttttctaaaatacattttatattatactgaaaaatattattttatctcaCAAATGTCAAATTTTGACATTTTCTAAATATCATATTgagtattataataattatcttATTTACAGCATTAATGATCTTATTAAATCAAAAGATGATATCCTAATTAAGATGGCAATATAATTATACCTTTTGCAATATTCATATTTTGAATAATGAAGCTAAAAagtaaatgtaatataaataatatatatata contains the following coding sequences:
- the Nop10 gene encoding nop10 ribonucleoprotein codes for the protein MYLMYYLNENGDRVYTLKKMDPNGKPTLSAHPARFSPEDKYSRERITLKRRFGLLLTQQPLPTY